TGGTTGGCGGTCAGGTTGCTGTTGGACGACCATCCCATCGGGGTGCCGAGGGCCGACAACCACGAGCCGTCGGTGGCCGCGACCGCGCCCCAGCCTTCGGCAGCCGACTCGTACGAGCTGGAGGTCTGCACCGGCCGGCCGGCGGCGAGGTTTGCGCCGTAGGCGGCGATCTCGGCGAGCTGGAAATGGTACGCGCCGAACTGGTCGGCGGTGAGTTTCGTTGCTGTCACCCGCAAATACCGGGCCTGCTTGGTTGCGAAGGCAGACGACTGCGGTCCGGCAGCCGGCCGCGGCACCGCCGTACGGGTGGCGACCGTGGTCCAGCTCAAGCCGTCGGTGGACAGCGCGATCGTATAGTCCGCTGGAAAACCGCTGCCGGTGTTGGCGCCGTCCGAACGCGGATAGAGGTCGACACGTCCGACCGGATATGACTGTCCAAAGTCGACGGTGATCGACTGCGTGGTGTTGGCGTCGGTGAAACCGGCGCTCGACCAGCCGAGACCGCCGGTCACCGAGGCGGTCTGGCCGTTGACCGCGGCGGTCGGAGACCAGCCGTCTGCCGTGTACGACGACGTCACGGTCACCGCTTTGCCTTCGGCGTAATCGATCTCCGGGTTCACCGAAAATCCGGAGAACTTCGCCGCCGCGCCGCCGGTCACCAGCGCGATGTTTCCGGCACTGTAATAGGAATCGGTCACCGTGAGGATCGGCGTGGCAGCAAGCCCGGCACAGATCGTCAGCGTCGAGCCGCGTGCCACCACCTTCAGCCGGGTCGGCGCAGCGGCGGAGAATCCCGGCACCTGCGCGCCGCCGAGACGATCGCCGCAGCGATAGACGAAGACCTCGCCGTTTCGCCGCAAGGCGACCAAATATCCGGTATCCATATCGGACGCGTTGCAGCTGCGGACCATCAGGCCGGCCCAGTTGGTGTCTCCGCCGGCGGAGTTCACCGCCGTGATCTGCACGTCCACAGTCGCCGCGAAATCACCATACGCACGCGCTTTCAACGCCGACGTGTAACCCCATTGTGCTGCCGAGTCGGTCTGACTGTACGCACCGCCGGAGACCGACCAGGTGCCGCTGACGTGAGTCCAGTTGCGCTCGTCCGGGAATCCGTCCACCACCGGAAAACGCGCGTCGGTCGCCGGCGAGACGGATGCCTCCAACACATGCCGGTGGGCCGCGACGACATCCTCGCCATTGTGCGTGTAATGCGTGGAGTCGGTGATCAGCCGGTTGGCGATCGCCCGCGCTGTCAACGGTTTCGCGGCGGCCAGCAAGGTCAGCAGCTCATAGTCCTCGATGCCGTCCAACTGGGCCTCACTGCGTACGCTGTCATAGACGTCCAGCGCCGACACATTTGGCCGCACCAGCCACGCATCGCCGCTCTGGCCGCCGTTGAAGGTGTCCGCCGCCGTCCAGCCCGCGGCCACCGAGCCGTTCACCCAGTAGTTCCAACCCCAGTGCAGATAACCGCCGGCACCGACTTTCCACAGCAGCCAGGGAATCAGCCGTGTCTTGTTCAGGTGATACGGGATGAAGCGGTTCATGTAGTCGCCCTGCGGGATGATGCAGGTGTAGAACCACAGGTCCTTTCCGGCGATGTGGCGAAACTTCTGGTACGCGGCGATGTTGTTCTGATAGACCTCGGTCGTCGGCGTCACGGTCTGCAGCACCTGGTTGAGCGCCGGCATGAAATGGTTGTGCGCCTCGTTGGTGAGCGGGTTCGGAAAATACTGCGCGTACTTGGCGTAGAGCCATTTCGCCGCGGTGGCTTTCGCGTCGGTGTCCGGCTCGTCCAACGCGCTGAAGTAGAAGACGTCGGTCCACCCCTTGGAGTCCAGGTGGCTGCGCAATGCCGGGAAGACCTTGTCCAGGTAGGCGTTGGCCTCCGTTCCGTTCGGTGTCACCAAAACCTTCTCGACCCTGTTGGTCGTGCCGGCCCGCCGCAGGATCTCGACCTGCGGGCCGGCGCCTTCCAGCAACGTCGGCGTGTAGATGTAGGACATCGCGCCGGCACTGACGAAAAGGTTGACGAAGCGGTCGAACGTCGTCCAGTCAAAGGAAAAGTTGCCGTTGGCGTCGACCGTCGTGTCCGGGATCAGCAGCGCCTGGAAATCCGCGTAGATCACGTTGTTGCGGTGGCGCGCGTGGTTCTTGGCGAAGTTCGCCATCACCGTCCACCATCGGTCGTCGAACATCTGGCAGTCGTACTGCAGAGGCACGGCCTCGATCGTGCCGGTGTAGTCCCAGCCGGCCGAGGTGAACCAGTTGTTCATCTTCAGCTTGCCTTTGTCCGCGGCCGGAAGCGCCACGTCGAAAACCCGCACCGAGATCGGTACGGCGACGTTGCCGCTGCCGGAGGCGACGGTCACCGTGCCGGAATAACGGCCGGCGGGCTGGCCGGCAGGCACGCGTACGCCGAGGTGGTACGGCTGCGTCGTGTTCGCCGCCACGGTCGCCGCGGCGGCGTCCATCAGCGAGTCGTAATAGGTCGACGCGGATCCGCCAGGCGGCGCCTGTGTGTCGCCGCCGACGCCACCGACATCGCCGTGCGCGTACTGTCGCCGGATCTGGATCTGGCTCGCCGGAATCGTCGCGCCGGCCGGCCCGGTCAACGCGCTCGCGGACAATGTCACGTTGGAGATCGCCGAGCCGCCGGCGCGAATCATGATCTGCGCGGCCTCGTGCTCCCCTTTCGCCGCGTCGAGCGCGATCGCCTGGCCACTTTCGGCCGGCGAGGCCGGAAAAATCCGGTCGGCCGCGCCATGCACCCACACCGCCGGAGCCGCCGCGGCGCCGAATGCGGATTCCGGCATCGCGATGGGAATCGCTCCGGCGACCGCGGCCGCACGCAGCAGCGTACGACGAGTGACCGGTTGACCGGCGATGATCGAGAAACTCGAATCGGCAGACATGGCCGACATAGTGACCGCGACTGCCGGTGACCACAAGGTCACGACCGCAACTGGACCAGATCCGCCGACAATTCGCCTACGCCCGGGTTTCGTTCGCCGACCTCAGGCTTTCGGTGCGTAAGCCGAGAGACCGAAAAGGTCGAACAGTTGTTGCTGCCGTCCGTCGCGGTCGGTGAGTACGCGCCGGGTACGCGGCCGGCCACCGGTCGACGGATAACGCAGCAGCGTCTCCTGAATTCCGGACAACTGCTCCAGAAGCTCGCGTACGGACAGGTCGAGGCCGGCACGGTCGGCCTCCCTGCGCATCACGTGCGCGACGGTCGCGGCGATGACATTCGTCAATGAGAACACGGCGATCCGATGGTCGGTCCAATACCATCTCGCCGCCGGGGGCCCGGTCACGAACGGCTCGTTCAGCTGCCGGAAGGTGGAATCGAGGTGATAGCGCGCACGATAAGCTGTCACCACGTCGGCCACCGGCCAGTCGTCGTGATCGGTGACGAGCAGCTGTTTGCCAAAGATCTCTTGGTCGAGCCGCGCTCGAGCGGCCTCGTCGATCCGCCATTCCAGCCGCATGTCAGCGGAAATCCGGGTGGTGAGTACGCGATCCACCCGCGGCACCCTGGTGATTCTGGCCAGCTCGGTCAGCAACTCGTCGCGCGACTGCCGGTACGTGCCGGCCGCCAGGCCGGCCGCCAACCCGTCGAGTTGACGGGTCGCCGTGCTCAGCGCCTGCGCGAGACCGCGTGCCTGCGCGGCGTGCAGGTTGGTGGAATGCGTGAGAATCACCCGCCGGTTCACGCCGAAAACCGCGGCACGCGTGTCAAGCGCCGTGACACCGGGAAAACGTCGTGCGTCGACCGCACGGCGCGCCGTTGCCGGTCGCGACAACAGTTCGGGGAAGTCGGCCGGCGGCAGCGCGCCGACGAAATGTGGACCGGTCGACAGGTTGAGCTGCGAATGCTGGCCGGTGTCGAAGACCAATGTCACGTCGCGGCCGGCCAGCCGCCGGTGCCGAGCCGAGAGTTGCTCAGCCATCGCGCCAAAAGACGCCACGACCGGCACGTCACGGCGATACGCGCGAGAAACCAACGGAATGGCACCGTCACCGGTGACGACCAGGCCGAGGCCGACGAGAGTCGTCGCACGCGTGCCAATCGCCATCGCCTCGGCCGACGCCACGAAAGTCGCAAAACCCGGCACATCGACCGCGAGCGCCGCTCCGCCACCGGCGATTTTCCGTACGACGGCGGCAAGTTCGGCTTCGATGCGCTCCATCTCCGGCACCGACAGCTTGTCGAGCCGGCGCCACAGCCGAGGTGCCGTCCAACCGCCGGCCGGCGGTTTGGGCCGTACGAACCGCGCCGCCGCCGTTGTCGGCCACCAGTCGGCGATTTCCATTGTGGCGCCGGTCAGCCGGTGCAGCACCGCGACCGCGAGGCAGGCACCGATCGGCAGCTGTCCACCGCGGCCGCCGGCCACCTCGTCCGCGATCCGCGCCACGCTCAGCCTTTCCAGCGTCGACCACACGGCGGCGACATCGCCGAACGCGAGGTGCCGCGAGTGCTCCGGCGCGCCGGCAGCACCAGCGACCGCGGCCGCGATGTCGTCGGCGCTGCCGAGATAGCGCTGCGACACGATCCGCGGCCGGCCGTCCACTCTTGCCGACTCGGCGAGGTAGTAGTACGTCCGGCCGTTCACCTTCTTGCCGATCACCGATGCCACACTTTAGGTAATACCGCTGGACGGCCGTCCCGGCAACTCCGATAAAGGCGGCGACCTGCGCGTACGGTCCCGCGGCCGGTTTACGCAGGACCGAAGCACAATCACGGTCTGGAGTGTGACACGACTGGCGACCTAGCGTTCGCCACATGGCTTCAGTTTCGGATCCGACCGCGTCGGCGATGCGCCGCGCACTGGCACGTGCGCGCGACGGCAAGACGCTCGACATAGACGAAGCGACGGTGCTGCTGCACGCTCGAGGTGACGACCTCGACACGCTTGCCGAACACGCGTCGCGCGTACGCGACGCCGGCCTGGCCGCCGCCGGCCGAGCCGGCGTCATCACCTACAGCCAAAGCGTTTTCATCCCGCTCACCAGACTTTGCCGCGATCGCTGCGGTTACTGCACCTTCGTCACGGTGCCCGGCCAGCTGAGGAAAAACGGCGAGCAGCCCTACCTGTCACCGGACGAAGTCCTGGATATCGCGCGAAAAGGTGCGGCGCTCGGCTGCAAGGAGGCGCTTTTCACCCTTGGCGACCGTCCGGAGGACCGCTGGGACGTCGCGCGCGAATGGCTGGACGCGCACGGCTATGACGACACGCTTTCCTACGTACGCGCGATGGCGATCCGCGTGCTGGAGGAGACCGGCCTGCTGCCGCACCTCAACCCCGGCGTCCTGCACTGGCAGGATTTCCAGCGGCTGAAGCCGGTCGCGGCCTCGATGGGGATGATGCTGGAGACTACGGCGACCCGGCTGTTCAGCGAAAAAGGCGGCCCGCACTATGGCTCGCCGGACAAGGATCCGGCCGTCCGGCTGCGCGTGCTGGAGGACGCCGGCCGCACGTCCGTGCCGTTCACCACCGGCATTCTCATCGGCATCGGCGAGACACTGGCCGAGCGCGCCGACTCGCTTTTCGCCATCCGCAAGGTGTCCCGCACGTACGGTGGCATCCAGGAAATCATCGTGCAGAACTTCCGCGCCAAGCCGAAGACCAAGATGAGCTCGCGGCCGGACGCGGATCTGCGGGAGCTGGCCGCGACGATCGCGGTCGCGCGGCTGGTTCTCGGTCCGCGCATGCGAATCCAGGCGCCGCCGAACCTGATCGGCGGCGAGTACGAGCTGATGATCCGCGCCGGCATCGACGACTGGGGTGGCGTCTCGCCGGTCACGCCCGACCACGTCAATCCAGAGCGCGCGTGGCCGCAGATCGACCAGTTGCGGTCGCGCACCAGGGAATCCGGCTATGAGCTGCGCGAGCGGCTGCCGGTTTATCCGGAATACGTGCAGATCGGCGAGCCGTGGCTGGATCCGCGGATCGGCCGGCACATCGCCGCGCTCGCGGAGCCAGAGACCGGCCTCGCGCGCGAGGACGCGCTGCCGACCGGAATTCCCTGGCAGGAACCCGATGGCGGCTGGCAGGAGTCGGGGCGTACGGAGCTGCACGTCGAGGTCGACACCACCGGCCGCACCGGCGACCGGCGCAGCGACTTCGACTCCGTCTACGGCGACTGGACCGAGATCGCCGGCAAGATCAGCAAAACTCCGGCGCGGTTCGACGCGGACGTACGCGACGCGTTGCGGCACGCCGAAAAGGACCCGGCCGGCCTGTCCGACGACCAGGCTTTGGCTCTGCTCAACGCCGATGGCGCCGAGCTCGACGCGCTCACCGGCCTCGCCGACGACCTGCGCAAAGAGGTCGTCGGAGACGACGTGACCTTTGTCGTCACGCGCAACATCAACTTCACCAACGTCTGCTACACGGGCTGCCGGTTCTGCGCCTTCGCGCAGCGGCGCACCGACGCCGACGCGTACACCCTGTCGCTGTCGCAGGTCGGCGACCGCGTCGACCAGGCATGGCAGGCCGGCGCGACGGAAATCTGCATGCAGGGCGGCATCCACCCGGACCTGCCCGGCACCGCCTACTTCGACTTGGCCGCCGAGGTGAAACGCCGCCAGCCGGAGATCCACCTGCACGCCTTCAGCCCGATGGAGGTCGTCAACGGCGCCGGCCGGACCAACCTGTCCATTGAGGACTGGCTGAGCCGCGCCCACGAAGCCGGCGTCGACTCGTTGCCGGGCACCGCCGCGGAAATTCTCGACGACGACGTGCGTTGGGTGCTCACCAAGGGAAAACTCCCGACCTCCAGCTGGATCGAGGTCGTCACGACCGCGCACCGGCTCGGCATCCCGACCACCTCGACGATGATGTACGGACACGTGGACACGCCGGCGCACTGGGTCGCGCACCTGAAGCTGCTGGCCGGACTTCAGCGCGAGTCGTTGGAAAAGAACGGTCATCGCGGTTTCAGCGAGTTTGTCCTGCTGCCGTTCATCCACCAGAACGCGCCGATCTATCTGGCCGGCCTGGCGCGCGCCGGCACGACCGTACGCGAAAACCGTGCCGTGCACGCGATGGCGCGCCTGCTGCTGCACGGCACGATCGACAACATCCAGTGTTCGTGGGTGAAACTCGGTCCCGAGTCGTGCCGCGCGGTGCTGCGGGGTGGCGTCAACGATCTCGGCGGCACGCTGATGGAGGAGACCATCAGCCGGATGGCCGGCGCGGCCAACGGGTCGTACAAGACGATCAGCGAGCTCGAGGAGCTGGTCGAGCCACTCGGCCGGCCGTTGAAGCAGCGGACCACGTCCTACGGCGAGCCGAGCGTCGAGCGGATCGCGGCGGCGCGTGCGAGTGACGGTGTCGCGAACGCCGTACGCAATCCGCTGCCGATCGTCAGCTAGCCGCGGTGGCCGGGCCGGCGTCGCGCCGGCCCGGCCATTCCGACGCCAGCATCGACCAGACCTCCTCGTCGTGATGTTTTTCCGCGTAGAAATAGGACTCGCGAAGCACGCCGTCGAGCGTCATGCCGAGCCGCCGCGCGACATTGCGGCTGCGGATGTTGTCCTTACGGTTGCGCCATTCGACGCGGTTGAGGCCGCGTTCCTCGATGGCGTACGCGATCAGACGCCACGCGGCCCTGGTGATCAGGCCGTGCCCCTGACCGGCCGGCTCCAGCCAGCAGCCGATCTCGCAAACGCCGCCTTTCGCGTCGAGCGACACGAACATCACACCGCCGACCAGCACGTCGTGGAGCCAGATGCCATAGATGCCGCCACCGTCGCGGGCCTGCTGGTCGGCGTAACGCTGCAGGGTCGCGCGGGCCGTGTGCAGGTTGGTCGACCGCGAGGCCCACGGGATCCACGGGTCCACGTGCTCACGCGCGCGGTCGATATGAGCGAGAAACTCCGCCGCCTGCCACGGCTCCAACGGTGACATCCGTGCGTTATCGGTCAGATCAATGGCGAACATGCCCCGAACATACGTGTTAAGAACGACGCATGACATCGCTTGCCGAACAAACACGCTGGATGGACGCCACCGAGCAGGCCGCGCTGGTCGGTTCCGGGCAGGTCAAGCCGGCCGAGCTGGTCGAGGCGGCCATCGAGCGGATCGAGGCCATCGACCCCGCGCTCAACGCGGTCACCGTCCGCTGGTTCGACGAGGCGCGCGACACCACACCGGCAGCCGGACCTTTTCGCGGCGTACCGTTCCTGATCAAGGACCTGTTCGCGGCCTACCGCGGTCAGCCGTTGACAAACGGCAACAAAGCGTTGAAAGAGGCCGGCGTACGGTCCACTGTGGACAGCACGCTGGTGTCCCGGTTCCGGGCCGCCGGCCTGTTGACGCTCGGCCGGACGAACTCGTCGGAGTTCGGCACCCTGCCGACGACGGAGCCACTGGCCTGGGGCCCGACCCACAATCCGTGGGATCCGCGCCGCTCCCCCGGCGGGTCCAGCGGCGGTGCCGCCGCGGCGGTCGCCGCCGGCCTGGTGCCCTTCGCGCACGCCAGCGACGGCGGCGGCTCGATCCGCATTCCGGCGTCGTGTTGCGGGCTGGTCGGCCTGAAGCCCTCGCAGGGCCGGATCACCGCCGGGCCACAGCGCGACGAGAGCAACCTCGGCGTCGAGCTGTGCGTGAGCCGTACGGTCCGCGACACCGCCGCGCTGCTGGACGCGGTGCGGGGTCCCGGCGTCGGCGACACCGTCATCGCGCCGGCACCAACGCGGTCGTACCTGGACGAGGTGGGCGCCGATCCCGGCCGGTTGCGGATCGGCCTGCTGGACAATCCTTCCCTCGCGGCACCGGAAAACCTGGCCGGAGCGCGCGCGACGGCCCGGCTGCTGGAGTCGCTGGGCCACCACGTCGAGGAAAGTTTCCCGGCGGCGCTGGCCGATCCACAGTGGACGCGGCGGTTCATGGCGCTGTGGAGCACAAACAGGGGCGTCAACCTGGCGCAACTCGCCGAGCAGCTGGGCCGCGAGGCCACCCCCGACGATGTCGAGCCGGTCAACTGGGCTCTGGCCGAGCAGGCACGCCGCTACACCGCCATCGACTATGCGCAAGCGCTCGCCGCGACCGCGCTTCTCCGCCGTGCGGTGCAGCAGTGGTGGGCCGACGGCTTCGACCTGCTGCTGACCCCGACGGTCGCCGAGCCGCCGCTGCCACTCGGCACCATCGCCAACGACCCGGCCGAGCCGATGGCGCCGATGATGCGCAGCGGCCAGTTCGTACCGTTCACCCCGTCGTTCAACACAACCGGCCAGCCTGCGATCAGTTTGCCCATGCACTGGACCGAAACCGGCCTGCCGATCGGCGTACAACTGGTCGCCGCGTACGGCCGGGAGGACGTGCTTCTGCGCGTCGCCTCACAACTGGAGGCCGCGCAACCCTGGTCCGACCGCCGTCCCACCATCTGACAACCCGCGCGAAGGTGACGTTCCGGAGGCCCACCTTCGATCGGAACCCTGTCAGCGCGGCCCGGCCGTCGAGTGGGGTCGACACCGGCACGCGCTGACAGGGTCGTCTCAGCTGGCCGCGACCACTGGTGGCTCGACGGCTTTTCGCGCCAGCAAAGTGATCGCGGCGTTCACGTTGCGCAGCGTCGGCGCCGGGATGCCGAGCAGCTCAGCGATCTCGACCACGGCGCCGATGATGGCGTCGGTCTCCATCGCCTTGCCGGCCTCCAGGTCCTGCAGCATGGATGTCTTGTGGTTCCCCACTTTCTCCGCGCCGGCGATCCGCCGGTCGATGGAGACCTGCGGGTTGCTGCCGGCCGCACGCGCGATCGCGACGGTCTCGGCCATCATCCGCGCGACCAGGTCACGAGTGTGTTCGTGCGCGCAGATTTCCTTCATCGTCGCGCGGGTCAGCGCGCTCAGCGGGTTGAACGCCACGTTTCCCATCAGCTTGACCCAGATGTCGTCGCGCAGGTTGGGCTCCACCGGGCATTTCAGGCCGCCGGCCACCATCGCCTCGCTGAATGCCAGGCACCGCTGCGAGATGCTGCCATCCGGCTCACCGATGGAAAACCGGGTGCCTTCCAGGTGCCGGATCACGCCGGGCGCCTCGATTTCGGTGGAACAGTAGACAACGCAGCCGATCGCGCGCCAGACCGGGATCACCGCGCTGGTCGCGCCGCCGGGATCCACCGCGGAAATCCGGTGATTCTCCAGCCGATGTCCTTTCAGGCCGTGGAAATACCACCACGGGATGCCGTTCTGCGCCGCCACCACGGCCGTACGCGGGCCGAGCAGCGGCGCCAACAGCTTGCCGGCGGTCGCGTACGAATGTGCCTTCAGGCCGAGGAAAACGAAGTCGACCGGCCCGACCTCGTTGGGATCGGCGGTGGCGTACGGATGCGCGTGGAAGTCGCCGCGCGGACTCTTGAC
The nucleotide sequence above comes from Fodinicola acaciae. Encoded proteins:
- a CDS encoding 2-dehydropantoate 2-reductase translates to MKVAVLGAGAIGAYVGAALHRAGVEVHLVARGPHLVALQDHGVYVKSPRGDFHAHPYATADPNEVGPVDFVFLGLKAHSYATAGKLLAPLLGPRTAVVAAQNGIPWWYFHGLKGHRLENHRISAVDPGGATSAVIPVWRAIGCVVYCSTEIEAPGVIRHLEGTRFSIGEPDGSISQRCLAFSEAMVAGGLKCPVEPNLRDDIWVKLMGNVAFNPLSALTRATMKEICAHEHTRDLVARMMAETVAIARAAGSNPQVSIDRRIAGAEKVGNHKTSMLQDLEAGKAMETDAIIGAVVEIAELLGIPAPTLRNVNAAITLLARKAVEPPVVAAS
- a CDS encoding amidase produces the protein MTSLAEQTRWMDATEQAALVGSGQVKPAELVEAAIERIEAIDPALNAVTVRWFDEARDTTPAAGPFRGVPFLIKDLFAAYRGQPLTNGNKALKEAGVRSTVDSTLVSRFRAAGLLTLGRTNSSEFGTLPTTEPLAWGPTHNPWDPRRSPGGSSGGAAAAVAAGLVPFAHASDGGGSIRIPASCCGLVGLKPSQGRITAGPQRDESNLGVELCVSRTVRDTAALLDAVRGPGVGDTVIAPAPTRSYLDEVGADPGRLRIGLLDNPSLAAPENLAGARATARLLESLGHHVEESFPAALADPQWTRRFMALWSTNRGVNLAQLAEQLGREATPDDVEPVNWALAEQARRYTAIDYAQALAATALLRRAVQQWWADGFDLLLTPTVAEPPLPLGTIANDPAEPMAPMMRSGQFVPFTPSFNTTGQPAISLPMHWTETGLPIGVQLVAAYGREDVLLRVASQLEAAQPWSDRRPTI
- a CDS encoding discoidin domain-containing protein, with the protein product MSADSSFSIIAGQPVTRRTLLRAAAVAGAIPIAMPESAFGAAAAPAVWVHGAADRIFPASPAESGQAIALDAAKGEHEAAQIMIRAGGSAISNVTLSASALTGPAGATIPASQIQIRRQYAHGDVGGVGGDTQAPPGGSASTYYDSLMDAAAATVAANTTQPYHLGVRVPAGQPAGRYSGTVTVASGSGNVAVPISVRVFDVALPAADKGKLKMNNWFTSAGWDYTGTIEAVPLQYDCQMFDDRWWTVMANFAKNHARHRNNVIYADFQALLIPDTTVDANGNFSFDWTTFDRFVNLFVSAGAMSYIYTPTLLEGAGPQVEILRRAGTTNRVEKVLVTPNGTEANAYLDKVFPALRSHLDSKGWTDVFYFSALDEPDTDAKATAAKWLYAKYAQYFPNPLTNEAHNHFMPALNQVLQTVTPTTEVYQNNIAAYQKFRHIAGKDLWFYTCIIPQGDYMNRFIPYHLNKTRLIPWLLWKVGAGGYLHWGWNYWVNGSVAAGWTAADTFNGGQSGDAWLVRPNVSALDVYDSVRSEAQLDGIEDYELLTLLAAAKPLTARAIANRLITDSTHYTHNGEDVVAAHRHVLEASVSPATDARFPVVDGFPDERNWTHVSGTWSVSGGAYSQTDSAAQWGYTSALKARAYGDFAATVDVQITAVNSAGGDTNWAGLMVRSCNASDMDTGYLVALRRNGEVFVYRCGDRLGGAQVPGFSAAAPTRLKVVARGSTLTICAGLAATPILTVTDSYYSAGNIALVTGGAAAKFSGFSVNPEIDYAEGKAVTVTSSYTADGWSPTAAVNGQTASVTGGLGWSSAGFTDANTTQSITVDFGQSYPVGRVDLYPRSDGANTGSGFPADYTIALSTDGLSWTTVATRTAVPRPAAGPQSSAFATKQARYLRVTATKLTADQFGAYHFQLAEIAAYGANLAAGRPVQTSSSYESAAEGWGAVAATDGSWLSALGTPMGWSSNSNLTANHIEWISVDLGAASSIKDVVLYARTDGDNTGACFPSDFVIETSTDNSAWTQVVSKTGYPAPDAQPQVFAFSPVTARYVRVRGTSLSPDNHGTYRMQLSELEVHAA
- a CDS encoding GNAT family N-acetyltransferase, whose product is MFAIDLTDNARMSPLEPWQAAEFLAHIDRAREHVDPWIPWASRSTNLHTARATLQRYADQQARDGGGIYGIWLHDVLVGGVMFVSLDAKGGVCEIGCWLEPAGQGHGLITRAAWRLIAYAIEERGLNRVEWRNRKDNIRSRNVARRLGMTLDGVLRESYFYAEKHHDEEVWSMLASEWPGRRDAGPATAAS
- a CDS encoding IS1634 family transposase; this encodes MASVIGKKVNGRTYYYLAESARVDGRPRIVSQRYLGSADDIAAAVAGAAGAPEHSRHLAFGDVAAVWSTLERLSVARIADEVAGGRGGQLPIGACLAVAVLHRLTGATMEIADWWPTTAAARFVRPKPPAGGWTAPRLWRRLDKLSVPEMERIEAELAAVVRKIAGGGAALAVDVPGFATFVASAEAMAIGTRATTLVGLGLVVTGDGAIPLVSRAYRRDVPVVASFGAMAEQLSARHRRLAGRDVTLVFDTGQHSQLNLSTGPHFVGALPPADFPELLSRPATARRAVDARRFPGVTALDTRAAVFGVNRRVILTHSTNLHAAQARGLAQALSTATRQLDGLAAGLAAGTYRQSRDELLTELARITRVPRVDRVLTTRISADMRLEWRIDEAARARLDQEIFGKQLLVTDHDDWPVADVVTAYRARYHLDSTFRQLNEPFVTGPPAARWYWTDHRIAVFSLTNVIAATVAHVMRREADRAGLDLSVRELLEQLSGIQETLLRYPSTGGRPRTRRVLTDRDGRQQQLFDLFGLSAYAPKA
- a CDS encoding bifunctional FO biosynthesis protein CofGH, translating into MASVSDPTASAMRRALARARDGKTLDIDEATVLLHARGDDLDTLAEHASRVRDAGLAAAGRAGVITYSQSVFIPLTRLCRDRCGYCTFVTVPGQLRKNGEQPYLSPDEVLDIARKGAALGCKEALFTLGDRPEDRWDVAREWLDAHGYDDTLSYVRAMAIRVLEETGLLPHLNPGVLHWQDFQRLKPVAASMGMMLETTATRLFSEKGGPHYGSPDKDPAVRLRVLEDAGRTSVPFTTGILIGIGETLAERADSLFAIRKVSRTYGGIQEIIVQNFRAKPKTKMSSRPDADLRELAATIAVARLVLGPRMRIQAPPNLIGGEYELMIRAGIDDWGGVSPVTPDHVNPERAWPQIDQLRSRTRESGYELRERLPVYPEYVQIGEPWLDPRIGRHIAALAEPETGLAREDALPTGIPWQEPDGGWQESGRTELHVEVDTTGRTGDRRSDFDSVYGDWTEIAGKISKTPARFDADVRDALRHAEKDPAGLSDDQALALLNADGAELDALTGLADDLRKEVVGDDVTFVVTRNINFTNVCYTGCRFCAFAQRRTDADAYTLSLSQVGDRVDQAWQAGATEICMQGGIHPDLPGTAYFDLAAEVKRRQPEIHLHAFSPMEVVNGAGRTNLSIEDWLSRAHEAGVDSLPGTAAEILDDDVRWVLTKGKLPTSSWIEVVTTAHRLGIPTTSTMMYGHVDTPAHWVAHLKLLAGLQRESLEKNGHRGFSEFVLLPFIHQNAPIYLAGLARAGTTVRENRAVHAMARLLLHGTIDNIQCSWVKLGPESCRAVLRGGVNDLGGTLMEETISRMAGAANGSYKTISELEELVEPLGRPLKQRTTSYGEPSVERIAAARASDGVANAVRNPLPIVS